In a genomic window of Rhododendron vialii isolate Sample 1 chromosome 12a, ASM3025357v1:
- the LOC131310777 gene encoding uncharacterized protein LOC131310777, with product MPFPVFPHSNHQKNIPAPSLSPPTSMSLSLPHLSLDALDMAVVTGNLALVLDVTSSRVSLLDGNKPRPLPADVLLSLFKKEPYHHISIATTTSSFEFDRESRSQRVGARGKANSKGNALDLAGMSDDEGNGNGNGNGYDDDEGEDRMLFGWEKAMRKRVKELEERRELEREAEELQSRAEEREETEEDKRMRVRKELEKVAKEQAERRKMAQLMYHLGQKAYGRGMYGRAIEFLEGALTIIPRPTLFGGEIQIWLAMAYEANKRHADCIALYKELEKNHPNVSIRRQAGELRYILQAPKLKISQEEMVTIPMIGSSYDNYAGTWSDKYKDRDEKRFRSTTNQLPSTRDYIGDFLVWRPPSGLEKNEAFWVALTLWVGLVGAALFLQR from the exons atgccctttccggtctttccACACTCCAATCATCAAAAAAATATCCCCGCACCCTCTCTCTCACCTCCCACCTCCATGTCCCTCTCTCTCCCGCACCTCTCTCTAGACGCCCTCGACATGGCGGTAGTAACCGGAAACCTAGCGCTAGTACTAGACGTGACCTCATCCAGAGTCTCACTTCTCGACGGCAACAAGCCTCGTCCGTTACCCGCCGACGTGCTACTGAGCCTGTTCAAGAAAGAGCCGTACCACCACATCTccatcgccaccaccactaGCAGCTTTGAATTCGACAGAGAGAGTAGAAGTCAGAGAGTTGGCGCCCGAGGCAAGGCGAATTCGAAGGGTAATGCGCTGGATCTAGCCGGAATGAGCGACGACGAAGGCAACGGCAACGGGAATGGGAACGGGTACGACGATGACGAAGGGGAGGATCGGAtgttgtttggttgggagaAAGCGATGAGGAAGAGAGTGAAGGAGctcgaggagaggagagagctGGAGAGGGAGGCGGAGGAGTTGCAGAGTCGGGCGGAGGAGAGGGAAGAGACGGAGGAGGATAAGAGGATGAGAGTCAGGAAGGAACTCGAAAAG GTGGCTAAGGAGCAAGCCGAGCGGAGAAAGATGGCTCAGTTGATGTACCACTTGGGTCAGAAGGCTTATGGAAGGGGTATGTATGGACGTGCCATTGAGTTTCTGGAAGGTGCTCTCACAATCATTCCTAGACCAACTCTATTTGGTGGTGAG ATTCAGATATGGCTTGCTATGGCATATGAGGCTAATAAACGCCATGCGGATTGCATTGCCTTGTATAAGGAATTAGAAAAGAATCATCCCAATGTAAGTATTAGACGCCAAGCTGGAGAGCTTCGCTACATCTTGCAAGCACCTAAGCTTAAGATATCCCAGGAGGAGATGGTAACCATTCCAATGATAGGTTCTAGCTATGACAA CTATGCCGGAACGTGGAGTGATAAATACAAGGACAGAGATGAAAAGAGATTTAGGTCGACAACAAATCAACTTCCATCAACTAGGGACTATATAGGGGACTTCTTGGTTTGGCGACCTCCGAGTGGTTTGGAGAAGAACGAAGCTTTCTGGGTAGCTTTAACattgtgggttggtttggttggaGCTGCACTATTTCTTCAAAGGTGA